From Sus scrofa isolate TJ Tabasco breed Duroc chromosome 18, Sscrofa11.1, whole genome shotgun sequence, a single genomic window includes:
- the PSMA2 gene encoding proteasome subunit alpha type-2, with protein sequence MAERGYSFSLTTFSPSGKLVQIEYALAAVAGGAPSVGIKAANGVVLATEKKQKSILYDERSVHKVEPITKHIGLVYSGMGPDYRVLVHRARKLAQQYYLVYQEPIPTAQLVQRVASVMQEYTQSGGVRPFGVSLLICGWNEGRPYLFQSDPSGAYFAWKATAMGKNYVNGKTFLEKRYNEDLELEDAIHTAILTLKESFEGQMTEDNIEVGICNEAGFRRLTPTEVKDYLAAIA encoded by the exons ATGGCGGAGCGTGGTTACAGCTTTTCGCTGACTACATTCAG cccATCTGGTAAACTTGTACAGATTGAATATGCTTTGGCTGCTGTAGCTGGAGGAGCCCCTTCAGTGGGAATTAAAG ctgcaaatGGTGTGGTCTTAGCAactgagaagaaacagaaatccaTCCTGTATGACGAGCGAAGTGTCCACAAAGTGGAGCCCATCACCAAGCACATAGGTTTGGTGTATAGCGGCATGGGCCCAGACTACAG AGTGCTTGTGCACAGGGCTCGAAAACTAGCTCAGCAATACTATCTCGTTTACCAAGAACCCATTCCCACAGCTCAGCTGGTACAGAGAGTAGCTTCCGTGATGCAAGAATACACCCAGTCAGG tggtGTTCGTCCATTTGGAGTGTCTTTGCTTATTTGTGGTTGGAATGAGGGACGACCGTATTTATTTCAGTCAGATCCATCT GGAGCCTACTTTGCTTGGAAAGCCACTGCAATGGGAAAGAACTATGTGAATGGGAAAACGTTCCTTGAGAAAAG ATACAATGAAGATCTGGAACTTGAAGATGCCATTCACACAGCCATATTAACCCTAAAG GAGAGCTTTGAAGGGCAAATGACAGAAGATAACATAGAAGTTGGCATCTGCAATGAAGCCGGATTTAGGAGGCTTACTCCCACCGAAGTTAAGGATTACCTGGCTGCCATTGCATAA
- the C18H7orf25 gene encoding UPF0415 protein C7orf25 homolog codes for MSAHSMLCERIAIAKELIKRAESLSRSRKGGIEGGAKLCSKLKAELKFLQKVEAGKVAIKESHLQSTNLTHLRAIVESAENLEEVVSVLHVFGYTDALGEKQTLVVDVVANGGHTWVKAIGRKAEALHNIWLGRGQYGDKSIIEQAEDFLQASHQQPVQYSNPHIIFAFYNSVSSPMAEKLREMGISVRGDIVAVNSLLDHPEELQLSERESDDEGPELLQVTRVDRENILARVAFPTEIKVDVCKRVNLDITTLITYVSALSYGGCHFVFKEKVLTEQAEQERKEQVLPELEAFMKDKELFACESAVKDFQSILDTLGGPGERERAALLIKRINVVPDQPSERALRLVASSKINSRSLTIFGTGDTLKAITMTANSGFVRAANNQGVKFSVFIHQPRALTESKEALATPLPKDCTTDSKH; via the coding sequence ATGTCTGCACATTCCATGCTCTGTGAACGAATCGCTATAGCCAAGGAGCTGATCAAGAGAGCAGAATCACTTTCTAGATCACGAAAAGGTGGCATAGAAGGTGGTGCAAAGCTGTGCAGCAAATTGAAGGCAGAGTTAAAATTCTTACAGAAAGTAGAAGCTGGGAAGGTAGCTATTAAAGAGTCCCACTTACAGAGCACTAACCTAACCCATCTGAGAGCCATCGTGGAATCGGCAGAAAACCTGGAAGAGGTGGTCAGTGTCCTTCATGTCTTCGGTTACACAGACGCCTTGGGAGAAAAGCAGACCCTCGTGGTAGATGTGGTTGCAAATGGCGGTCACACTTGGGTGAAAGCCATTGGCCGAAAGGCCGAAGCGCTGCATAACATTTGGCTGGGCAGGGGTCAGTATGGGGACAAGAGCATCATTGAGCAGGCTGAAGACTTCCTGCAGGCCAGTCACCAGCAGCCAGTGCAGTACAGCAACCCTCACATCATCTTTGCGTTTTACAACAGCGTCTCCAGCCCCATGGCAGAGAAGCTGAGAGAAATGGGCATATCTGTAAGAGGAGACATAGTGGCGGTGAACTCCCTGTTAGATCACCCTGAAGAGCTCCAGCTGAGTGAGAGGGAATCGGATGACGAGGGCCCTGAACTTCTGCAGGTGACCAGAGTAGACCGAGAAAACATCCTGGCTCGTGTTGCCTTTCCGACGGAGATCAAGGTGGACGTGTGCAAAAGAGTGAATTTGGACATCACCACTCTAATCACATATGTATCTGCCCTCAGCTATGGAGGCTGCCACTTTGTCTTCAAAGAAAAAGTGCTCACAGAACAAGCAGAGCAAGAGAGGAAAGAGCAGGTTCTGCCGGAGCTGGAGGCATTCATGAAGGACAAGGAGCTGTTTGCTTGCGAATCTGCCGTCAAGGATTTTCAGTCCATTCTAGATACCTTAGGAGgaccaggggagagagagagggccgCACTGCTGATTAAGCGAATTAATGTGGTCCCAGACCAGCCTTCTGAGCGTGCCTTGAGACTAGTGGCCAGTTCAAAAATCAACAGCCGCTCATTAACGATTTTTGGGACGGGAGACACCCTAAAAGCCATCACAATGACTGCCAATAGTGGTTTTGTTAGAGCTGCCAACAACCAGGGTGTTAAATTTAGTGTGTTTATCCACCAGCCCAGAGCACTTACTGAGAGCAAAGAGGCCCTAGCTACCCCCTTACCCAAAGACTGCACCACTGACAGCAAACACTAA
- the MRPL32 gene encoding 39S ribosomal protein L32, mitochondrial isoform X2 has translation MASAMLVLVVPPWPAARGLLRNWWEQLQRKLQHNRLGLPLHPWGPALAVQGPAICTEPANDTNGSKAISSLLDSVFWMAAPKNRRSIEVNRCRRRNPQKLIKVKNNIDVCPECGHLKQKHILCGYCYEKVRKETAEIRRQMGKQEGGPFRAPTTETVVLYSGETPSEQDQGKRIIERERKRPSWFTQN, from the exons ATGGCGTCCGCCATGCTGGTGCTGGTGGTTCCGCCGTGGCCCGCAGCCCGGGGACTTCTCCGGAATTGGTGGGAACAACTGCAACGGAAGCTTCAGCACAACCGGCTAGGCCTTCCCCTTCATCCTTGGG GACCAGCATTGGCAGTCCAAGGTCCAGCTATATGTACAGAACCAGCAAATGATACCAACGGAAGCAAGGCGATTTCCAGCCTTTTGGATAGTGTCTTTTGGATGGCAGCTCCCAAAAACAGACGTAGCATTGAAGTTAACCGGTGTAGAAGAAGAAACCCTCAGAAGCTTATTAAAGTTAAG aacaaTATAGATGTTTGTCCTGAATGTGGACACCTGAAACAGAAACACATCCTCTGTGGCTATTGCTATGAGAAGGTGCGCAAGGAGACAGCGGAAATCAGACGACAGATGGGGAAGCAGGAAGGGGGCCCTTTCAGGGCTCCTACCACGGAGACCGTGGTGCTGTACTCAGGGGAGACACCCTCAGAGCAGGATCAGGGCAAGAGGATCATTGAGCGAGAGCGGAAGCGGCCGTCCTGGTTTACCCAGAACTGA